The proteins below are encoded in one region of Sphingobacterium sp. R2:
- the ffh gene encoding signal recognition particle protein produces the protein MFSNLQDKLDRAFKVLKGQGSITEINVAETMKEIRKALLDADVNYKTAKTFTDDVKQKALGENVLTSISPGQLLTKIMNDELTALMGGSVTELETGKNPTIILIAGLNGAGKTTFSGKLALYLKDKKNKKPLLVAGDVYRPAAIDQLEVLAEQVGVPVYVNRESNDPIAISKAGVEEAKRNGNNVVIIDTAGRLAIDEPLMVEITAVKEATKPDEILFVVDSMTGQDAVNTAKTFNDRLDFTGVVLTKLDGDTRGGAALSIKSVVNKPIKFIGTGEKMDALDVFHPDRMASRILGMGDVVSLVERAQQQFDEKQAAELQKKIRKNKFDFNDFKSQIQQIKKMGNMKDLMGMIPGVGKAMKDIEVDDNAFKPIEAIIDSMTPFERENPDVIDQKRRLRIAKGSGTDINEVNKLLKQFGDMRKVMKQMSNPAMAAKLMRNMPKMPGKM, from the coding sequence ATGTTTTCAAATCTTCAAGATAAGTTAGATAGGGCCTTTAAAGTATTAAAAGGACAAGGTAGTATTACCGAGATCAACGTTGCAGAAACGATGAAAGAAATTCGCAAAGCGTTGTTGGATGCCGATGTGAATTATAAAACTGCCAAAACTTTTACCGACGATGTTAAACAAAAAGCTTTAGGTGAAAATGTACTGACAAGTATATCGCCAGGCCAATTGTTGACAAAGATCATGAACGATGAGTTGACTGCTTTGATGGGCGGGTCTGTTACGGAGCTTGAAACTGGGAAAAATCCAACAATTATTTTAATTGCGGGGTTAAATGGTGCTGGTAAAACAACGTTTTCAGGTAAGTTGGCGTTGTATCTTAAAGATAAAAAAAATAAGAAGCCATTATTGGTTGCCGGTGATGTTTACCGTCCCGCTGCGATCGATCAATTGGAAGTACTTGCAGAGCAAGTAGGGGTACCCGTTTATGTGAATCGGGAATCTAACGATCCTATTGCTATATCAAAGGCTGGTGTTGAGGAAGCTAAACGTAATGGGAACAATGTTGTAATTATTGATACTGCTGGTCGTTTGGCAATAGATGAGCCTTTAATGGTAGAAATTACTGCAGTTAAAGAAGCTACAAAGCCTGATGAGATTCTATTTGTTGTGGATTCAATGACTGGGCAGGATGCAGTTAATACCGCAAAAACATTTAATGACCGTTTAGACTTTACAGGAGTAGTCCTGACTAAGTTAGATGGAGATACACGTGGTGGTGCGGCATTATCTATCAAATCTGTCGTGAATAAGCCTATTAAGTTTATTGGTACGGGTGAAAAGATGGATGCATTGGATGTATTCCACCCTGATCGTATGGCTTCGCGTATTTTGGGAATGGGTGATGTGGTGTCCTTAGTAGAGCGGGCGCAGCAGCAATTTGACGAGAAACAGGCTGCAGAGCTTCAAAAGAAAATCCGTAAGAATAAATTCGATTTCAACGATTTTAAATCCCAAATTCAACAGATTAAGAAAATGGGTAATATGAAAGACCTTATGGGAATGATCCCTGGTGTCGGTAAAGCAATGAAGGATATTGAAGTCGACGATAATGCATTCAAACCTATTGAAGCAATTATCGACTCTATGACTCCTTTCGAACGTGAAAATCCAGATGTCATTGATCAAAAACGTCGTTTGCGTATTGCAAAAGGATCAGGTACTGATATTAATGAAGTGAATAAATTATTGAAACAATTTGGTGATATGCGTAAAGTCATGAAACAGATGTCTAATCCAGCAATGGCTGCTAAATTGATGCGTAATATGCCCAAAATGCCGGGAAAAATGTAA